In Carya illinoinensis cultivar Pawnee chromosome 10, C.illinoinensisPawnee_v1, whole genome shotgun sequence, one DNA window encodes the following:
- the LOC122278078 gene encoding aquaporin PIP2-2-like, with product MAKDIEVGGQGGFSAKDYHDPPPAPLIDAVEFTQWSLYRAIIAEFIATLLFLYITVLTVIGYKSQTDETKGGEVCGGVGILGIAWSFGGMIFVLVYCTAGISGGHINPAVTFGLLLARKVSLVRAILYMAAQCLGAVCGCWLVKAFQSAYYSKYGGGANELSAGYSKGTGLVAEIIGTFVLVYTVFSATDPKRNARDSHVPVLAPLPIGFAVFMVHLATIPITGTGINPARSFGAAVIYGKEKAWDDHWIFWAGPFIGAAIAAFYHQYILRAAAAKALGSFRSSSHM from the exons ATGGCCAAGGACATTGAAGTTGGAGGGCAAGGTGGTTTCTCCGCCAAGGACTACCACGACCCACCACCAGCACCACTGATTGACGCTGTGGAGTTCACCCAATGGTCCTTATACAGAGCCATTATTGCTGAGTTCATTGCCACCCTCTTGTTCTTGTATATTACTGTTCTAACTGTGATTGGATACAAGAGCCAAACTGACGAAACCAAGGGCGGGGAGGTTTGTGGTGGGGTTGGGATTCTTGGCATTGCTTGGTCCTTTGGCGGCATGATTTTCGTCCTTGTTTACTGCACAGCCGGTATTTCAG GAGGGCACATTAACCCGGCGGTGACATTCGGGCTGTTACTTGCTCGGAAGGTCTCACTGGTCCGAGCAATATTGTACATGGCGGCTCAGTGCTTGGGAGCCGTATGCGGATGCTGGTTGGTAAAGGCATTCCAGAGCGCTTACTACAGCAAGTACGGCGGTGGTGCTAACGAGCTGTCCGCTGGTTACAGCAAGGGCACTGGATTAGTCGCCGAAATCATTGGCACATTCGTGCTTGTATACACTGTCTTTTCTGCCACTGATCCCAAGAGAAATGCAAGAGATTCCCATGTTCCT GTATTGGCACCACTTCCAATCGGATTTGCCGTGTTCATGGTTCACCTGGCCACCATTCCGATCACCGGAACTGGTATTAATCCTGCTCGAAGCTTTGGAGCTGCCGTGATCTATGGCAAGGAAAAGGCATGGGATGACCAT TGGATTTTCTGGGCCGGACCATTCATTGGTGCTGCAATTGCTGCATTCTATCACCAGTACATTTTGAGAGCTGCCGCTGCTAAAGCTCTTGGGTCCTTCAGAAGCTCTTCCCACATGTAA